Proteins encoded within one genomic window of Brassica rapa cultivar Chiifu-401-42 chromosome A09, CAAS_Brap_v3.01, whole genome shotgun sequence:
- the LOC103840892 gene encoding uncharacterized protein LOC103840892, translated as MDRAMLSLSLKDDDDSPFSLPDLPQYYASERNACSIIGRLLNPELQRMSKLIHDLPRKWQKSSRVREFALTRERFQFVFLHEHDLREVLDKGMQTFEDWGLAMERWIEKPPPGYLDYVSIWVRISNIPVNHYTHRAIYDLGGLVGHVEEVAFDPERSQSQDYVRVKIRFHVSKPLKKSRVLNLPDGEQTTIYYYYERVQKRCYHCQRLTHAKERCPFLEHTQSSSGRSTSLLSMQQLSQPLQVLSEQDPLFGVLKEDQVGINPLSGRPRIAPEILQEMRNYLLASSSEDILVRQQRVIASVKEAEKNPITQRTALQLSPPPIFTSEINKGKGIVFNYDQEDKLNQPTTSNSQPKLMASAISSGQSLFNSTSNVLCRLTLPSPQNQLDLQGSIPFIFSVGSSGLKEKATRKPGSFKRIYNSRKKSHKEPEGTAQTVLPQPQVNKKRKAEDDLAGASKAAKNNASKMVPREGPSNT; from the coding sequence ATGGACAGAGCTATGTTGTCTTTATCCCTTAAAGATGATGATGACTCGCCTTTTAGCTTACCAGATCTACCCCAGTACTATGCCTCTGAAAGAAATGCATGCAGCATTATAGGCCGTCTTCTCAACCCGGAACTTCAGAGAATGTCTAAGCTGATACACGATCTACCACGGAAATGGCAAAAGTCCTCTAGAGTTCGCGAATTTGCGTTAACCAGAGAAAGATTCCAGTTCGTGTTCTTGCATGAACATGATCTCAGAGAAGTTCTAGATAAAGGCATGCAGACCTTTGAAGATTGGGGTTTGGCGATGGAAAGATGGATCGAGAAGCCTCCTCCTGGATATCTTGATTACGTCTCTATATGGGTCAGGATCAGTAACATACCAGTTAACCACTACACCCACAGAGCTATCTATGATCTCGGAGGTCTCGTAGGGCATGTGGAAGAAGTAGCTTTTGATCCGGAAAGATCACAATCTCAAGACTATGTCAGGGTCAAAATCCGCTTCCATGTATCCAAACCTCTAAAGAAATCGAGGGTTCTGAATCTTCCTGATGGAGAACAAACCACAATCTATTACTATTACGAAAGAGTTCAGAAAAGATGCTACCATTGTCAAAGACTTACGCATGCAAAGGAGAGGTGTCCCTTCTTAGAACACACTCAAAGCTCAAGTGGCCGATCTACTAGTCTTCTGTCCATGCAGCAGCTTTCTCAACCTCTCCAGGTTCTGTCAGAACAAGATCCTCTGTTTGGAGTTCTAAAAGAAGATCAAGTCGGGATTAATCCCTTATCCGGTCGACCCCGCATAGCACCTGAGATCCTTCAAGAAATGCGCAACTATCTACTGGCTTCAAGCTCTGAAGACATTCTCGTTCGACAGCAAAGGGTTATAGCTTCTGTTAAGGAAGCTGAAAAGAACCCGATCACGCAAAGAACGGCTTTACAACTTTCTCCTCCTCCGATATTTACTTCAGAGATCAACAAGGGCAAAGGAATTGTCTTCAACTATGATCAAGAAGATAAGCTTAATCAGCCAACGACATCAAACTCTCAGCCAAAACTCATGGCTTCAGCAATATCTTCAGGACAGTCTCTATTCAACTCCACATCAAATGTCCTTTGTAGATTAACTCTACCGTCTCCTCAGAATCAATTGGATCTTCAGGGCAGTATACCTTTTATCTTTTCGGTTGGTTCTTCTGGGTTAAAGGAAAAAGCAACGAGGAAACCGGGAAGTTTCAAAAGAATCTACAACTCTCGAAAGAAGTCTCATAAGGAGCCAGAAGGAACTGCTCAGACTGTTCTGCCTCAACCTCAAGtcaacaagaaaagaaaagcgGAAGATGATTTGGCTGGTGCATCCAAAGCCGCGAAGAACAATGCATCAAAGATGGTCCCGCGTGAGGGACCGTCCAACACTTAA